In a single window of the Pseudomonas oryzihabitans genome:
- a CDS encoding gluconate 2-dehydrogenase subunit 3 family protein, whose amino-acid sequence MSADDSVPARRDFLRKSLSLIPVVALAGGATSGLALAAPTPENKPGSSPRADHYQPVFFTAEEWAFVQAAVARLIPADELGPGALEAGAPEFIDRQMQTAYARGGLWYMQGPFAADAAPEMGYQSRLVPQDLYRLGIAAVDRWTRQQHGKVFAELAPAEQDATLKALEGGDATLDGVPAKLFFAQLLQNTKEGFYCDPLHGGNKELVGWKLVNFPGARADFMDWVERDERYPLPPVSIRGERG is encoded by the coding sequence ATGTCCGCAGACGATTCCGTCCCGGCCCGTCGCGACTTCCTGCGCAAGTCCCTGAGCCTGATTCCCGTGGTCGCCCTGGCAGGCGGTGCAACCTCAGGCCTGGCACTCGCCGCGCCCACGCCGGAAAACAAGCCCGGCAGCAGTCCGCGCGCCGACCACTACCAGCCGGTGTTCTTCACCGCCGAGGAGTGGGCCTTCGTACAGGCGGCTGTGGCCCGGCTGATTCCAGCGGACGAACTGGGCCCGGGTGCCCTGGAAGCCGGTGCGCCGGAGTTCATCGATCGGCAGATGCAGACCGCCTATGCCCGCGGTGGCCTCTGGTACATGCAGGGCCCCTTCGCCGCCGATGCCGCGCCGGAAATGGGCTATCAGAGTCGCCTGGTGCCGCAGGATCTCTATCGCCTGGGGATCGCTGCAGTGGACCGCTGGACCCGTCAGCAGCACGGCAAGGTATTCGCCGAGCTTGCACCCGCCGAGCAGGACGCAACCCTCAAGGCCCTGGAAGGCGGTGACGCCACCCTGGACGGCGTACCGGCCAAGCTGTTCTTCGCCCAGCTGCTGCAGAACACCAAGGAAGGCTTCTATTGCGATCCGCTGCACGGCGGCAACAAGGAGCTGGTCGGCTGGAAACTGGTGAATTTCCCCGGAGCCCGCGCCGACTTCATGGACTGGGTGGAGCGTGACGAACGCTATCCGCTGCCCCCGGTCTCCATTCGCGGGGAGCGCGGTTGA
- the gabP gene encoding GABA permease, which yields MSNVECNLSPALKPRHVTMLSIAGVIGAGLFVGSGHAIAAAGPAVLLAYALAGTLVVLVMRMLGEMAVASPDTGSFSSYAQQGIGRWAGFTIGWLYWWFWVLVIPLEAVAAAAILNAWFPAIATWQFALIITGILTVTNLFSVAKYGEFEFWFALLKVIAIVAFIALGAAALVGALPGREVSGLSNLMAHTGGFMPNGFGAVLGALLTTMFSFMGTEIVTIAAAESKDPSRQISKATNSVIWRIALFYLVSIFLVVSMVPWNDAQLPLVGSYQRALEVLSIPNAKLIVDCVVLVAVASCLNSALYTASRMLYSLARRGDAPAKMGRASSAGVPRTAVLASTAVGFLTTIANYTMPEAVFSFLLSTSGAVALLVYLVIAVTQLRLRRKLMARGERLEFRMWLFPWLTWAVIVFIVGALTVMLFSDAHRFEILATGLLALVVVAIGTWVGRRQPGTPTLAAAAR from the coding sequence ATGTCCAACGTAGAATGCAACCTCTCTCCGGCGCTCAAACCGCGCCATGTGACCATGTTGTCCATCGCTGGAGTGATCGGTGCCGGTCTGTTCGTCGGTTCCGGTCATGCCATCGCCGCTGCCGGTCCCGCCGTGCTGCTGGCCTACGCCCTGGCCGGTACTCTGGTGGTACTGGTCATGCGCATGCTGGGTGAAATGGCGGTCGCCTCGCCCGATACCGGCTCCTTCTCGTCCTATGCCCAACAGGGCATCGGTCGCTGGGCCGGCTTCACCATCGGCTGGCTGTACTGGTGGTTCTGGGTACTGGTGATTCCGCTGGAAGCCGTGGCCGCCGCTGCCATCCTCAATGCCTGGTTCCCGGCCATTGCCACCTGGCAGTTCGCCCTGATCATCACGGGCATCCTGACCGTGACCAACCTGTTCAGCGTTGCCAAGTACGGCGAGTTCGAATTCTGGTTCGCCCTGCTCAAGGTCATTGCCATCGTCGCCTTCATCGCCCTGGGCGCGGCTGCGCTGGTCGGTGCCCTGCCAGGTCGCGAGGTGAGTGGCCTGAGCAATCTGATGGCCCACACCGGCGGCTTCATGCCCAATGGCTTTGGCGCTGTACTGGGCGCCCTGCTGACCACCATGTTCAGCTTCATGGGCACCGAGATCGTCACCATCGCCGCGGCCGAATCCAAGGATCCGTCCCGGCAGATCAGCAAGGCCACCAACTCAGTGATCTGGCGGATCGCGCTGTTCTATCTGGTCTCCATCTTCCTGGTGGTGTCCATGGTGCCCTGGAACGACGCCCAGCTGCCGCTGGTGGGTTCCTACCAGCGCGCCCTGGAAGTGCTGTCCATTCCCAACGCCAAGCTGATCGTCGATTGCGTGGTCCTGGTCGCCGTCGCCAGCTGCCTGAACTCGGCGCTGTACACCGCGTCGCGCATGCTCTATTCCCTGGCTCGCCGCGGCGATGCCCCGGCCAAGATGGGTCGTGCGTCCAGTGCCGGTGTGCCACGCACTGCCGTGTTGGCCAGTACCGCCGTCGGCTTCCTGACCACCATCGCCAACTACACCATGCCCGAGGCGGTGTTCAGCTTCCTGCTGTCCACCTCCGGTGCCGTCGCCCTGTTGGTCTACCTGGTGATCGCCGTGACCCAGCTGCGCCTGAGACGCAAGCTGATGGCCCGTGGTGAGCGTCTGGAATTTCGCATGTGGCTGTTCCCCTGGCTGACCTGGGCGGTGATCGTCTTCATCGTCGGCGCCCTGACCGTGATGCTGTTCAGCGACGCCCACCGCTTCGAGATTCTGGCGACCGGTCTGCTGGCCCTGGTGGTCGTGGCCATCGGTACCTGGGTAGGTCGCCGCCAGCCCGGTACCCCGACCCTGGCTGCTGCCGCGCGTTGA
- a CDS encoding efflux RND transporter permease subunit, whose product MKGFNLSDWALRHQSFVWYLMFVALLMGVFSYMKLGREEDPSFAIKTMVIQTRWPGATTEETLRQVTERVEKKLEELDSLDYTKSFTRPGQSTVFVYLRDTTPAKAIPDIWYQVRKKVSDIQGDFPQGIQGPAFNDEFGDVFGSIYAFTGDGFSMRQLRDQVEQVRREIRSVPGIGKVQLIGAENEVIYLDFSTRKLAALGLDQRQVMQSLQQQNAVTPSGTIESGAERISVRTSGEFRSTADLAAVNLRIDDRFYRLTDLADIRSGYADPPSSLFRYNGQPAIGLAIAMSSGGNIQTFGAALTEKMRELTGELPVGIGVHVVSNQAQVVEKAVGGFTQALFEAVIIVLVVSFISLGVRAGLVVALSIPLTLALVFVFMEYSGITMQRISLGALIIALGLLVDDAMITVEMMVTKREEGESLHRSATFAYESTAFPMLTGTLVTVAGFVPIGLNSSSAGQYTFTLFAVIAVALLLSWIVAVFFSPVIGVHILPKKVKQKDHDQPGRLARWSDGLLLGAMRHRWLTIILTVLLFAAALFAMKFVQNQFFPSSDRPELLIDFNLPQNASLDATRAQMDRFEKTLADDPDVAHWSSYVGQGAVRFYLPLDQQLENPFYGQVILVAKDLEARNRLLPKLKQRLRQDFVGLSGYVQPLEMGPPVGRPIQYRISGPEVAEVRRQALALASVLGKSPQLGDFLYDWNEPARMLKVEVNQDKARQLGFSSQDVAQILNGVVTGTPVTQVRDDIYLVNVVARASEAERRSVETLENLQIMTPQGVAVPLKAFARIDYALEQPLVWRRDRLPTITLKASILSDTQAPDLVKQLQPDVDAFIAKLPPRYDVAVGGTVEESSKAQGPIAEVVPLMLFLMATFLMIQLHSIRKLFLVASVAPLGLIGVVLGLIPFGQPLGFVAILGVLALIGIIIRNSVILVTQIDAFEQAGRSPWDAVVEATRHRRRPILLTAAAASLGMIPIAREVFWGPMAYAMIGGIVAATLLTLLFLPALYIASYRIREPERQG is encoded by the coding sequence ATGAAAGGCTTCAACCTGTCGGACTGGGCGCTACGCCACCAATCCTTCGTCTGGTACCTGATGTTCGTCGCCCTGCTGATGGGCGTCTTCTCCTATATGAAGCTGGGCCGGGAGGAAGACCCATCCTTCGCCATCAAGACCATGGTCATCCAGACCCGCTGGCCGGGGGCGACCACCGAGGAGACCCTGCGTCAGGTCACCGAGCGGGTGGAGAAGAAGCTCGAAGAGCTGGACTCCCTTGACTACACCAAGAGCTTTACCCGGCCGGGCCAGTCGACCGTGTTCGTCTATCTGCGCGACACCACGCCGGCCAAGGCGATTCCTGACATCTGGTACCAGGTACGCAAGAAGGTCTCGGACATTCAGGGCGACTTTCCCCAGGGCATCCAGGGGCCGGCCTTCAACGATGAATTCGGCGATGTCTTCGGCAGCATCTATGCCTTCACCGGCGACGGCTTCAGCATGCGCCAGCTGCGCGACCAGGTGGAGCAGGTGCGCCGCGAGATCCGCAGCGTGCCGGGCATCGGCAAGGTGCAGCTGATCGGCGCGGAAAACGAGGTCATCTACCTGGACTTCTCCACCCGAAAACTGGCCGCCCTGGGGCTGGATCAGCGCCAGGTGATGCAGAGTCTGCAGCAGCAGAATGCGGTGACGCCCTCGGGAACCATCGAGTCCGGGGCCGAGCGCATCAGCGTGCGCACCAGTGGCGAATTCCGTTCCACCGCCGATCTCGCCGCGGTCAATCTGCGCATCGACGACCGCTTCTATCGCCTCACCGACCTGGCCGACATCCGCAGCGGCTACGCCGATCCGCCCAGTTCGCTATTTCGCTACAACGGCCAGCCGGCCATTGGCCTGGCCATCGCCATGAGCAGCGGCGGCAACATCCAGACCTTTGGCGCGGCCCTGACCGAGAAGATGCGTGAGCTGACCGGCGAGCTGCCGGTGGGCATCGGCGTGCACGTGGTCTCCAACCAGGCGCAGGTAGTGGAAAAGGCCGTCGGCGGCTTTACCCAGGCGCTGTTCGAGGCGGTCATCATCGTGCTGGTGGTGAGCTTCATCAGCCTGGGCGTGCGCGCCGGCCTGGTGGTGGCGCTGTCGATCCCCCTGACCCTGGCGCTGGTGTTCGTCTTCATGGAATACAGCGGCATCACCATGCAGCGGATTTCCCTCGGCGCGCTGATCATCGCCCTGGGCCTGCTGGTGGACGACGCCATGATCACCGTGGAGATGATGGTGACCAAGCGGGAGGAGGGCGAGTCGCTGCACCGCTCGGCGACCTTCGCCTACGAGTCGACCGCCTTCCCCATGCTCACCGGCACCCTCGTGACGGTGGCCGGCTTCGTGCCCATCGGCCTCAACTCCAGCAGTGCCGGCCAGTACACCTTCACCCTGTTCGCGGTGATCGCCGTGGCGCTGTTGCTGTCCTGGATCGTGGCGGTGTTCTTTTCGCCAGTGATCGGCGTGCACATCCTGCCGAAAAAGGTGAAGCAGAAGGATCATGACCAACCCGGGCGCCTGGCGCGCTGGTCCGATGGCCTGCTGCTGGGCGCCATGCGTCATCGCTGGCTGACCATCATCCTGACGGTGCTGCTGTTCGCCGCGGCGCTGTTCGCCATGAAGTTCGTGCAGAACCAGTTCTTTCCGTCTTCGGATCGTCCCGAGCTGTTGATCGACTTCAATCTGCCGCAGAATGCCTCCCTCGACGCCACGCGGGCGCAGATGGACAGATTCGAGAAGACCCTCGCCGACGATCCGGATGTCGCCCACTGGAGTTCCTATGTCGGCCAGGGCGCGGTGCGCTTCTATCTGCCGCTGGACCAGCAGCTGGAGAACCCCTTCTATGGTCAGGTCATCCTGGTGGCCAAGGACCTGGAAGCGCGCAACCGGCTCCTGCCCAAGCTCAAGCAGCGGCTGCGCCAGGACTTCGTCGGCCTGTCCGGCTACGTCCAGCCGCTGGAAATGGGCCCGCCGGTGGGGCGGCCCATCCAGTACCGCATCAGTGGCCCTGAGGTCGCCGAGGTACGTCGCCAGGCCCTGGCCCTGGCCAGCGTGCTGGGCAAGAGCCCCCAGCTGGGCGACTTCCTCTACGACTGGAACGAGCCGGCGCGGATGCTCAAGGTCGAGGTCAATCAGGACAAGGCGCGGCAGCTGGGCTTCTCCTCCCAGGACGTGGCGCAGATCCTCAACGGCGTGGTGACCGGCACCCCGGTGACCCAGGTGCGCGACGACATCTATCTGGTCAACGTCGTGGCCCGCGCCAGCGAAGCCGAGCGGCGCTCGGTGGAGACCCTGGAAAATCTACAGATCATGACCCCCCAGGGTGTCGCGGTGCCGCTCAAGGCCTTCGCGCGCATCGACTACGCCCTGGAGCAGCCGCTCGTGTGGCGGCGTGATCGCCTGCCCACCATTACCCTCAAGGCCTCGATTCTCAGCGACACCCAGGCGCCCGACCTGGTCAAGCAGCTGCAGCCGGACGTCGATGCCTTCATCGCCAAGCTGCCGCCACGCTATGACGTGGCCGTGGGCGGCACGGTGGAGGAGAGCAGCAAGGCCCAGGGTCCCATCGCCGAGGTGGTGCCGCTGATGCTGTTTCTCATGGCCACCTTCCTGATGATCCAGCTGCACAGCATCCGCAAGCTGTTCCTGGTGGCGAGCGTGGCCCCCCTCGGCCTCATCGGCGTGGTGCTGGGGCTGATCCCCTTCGGCCAGCCGCTGGGCTTCGTCGCCATCCTCGGGGTACTGGCGCTGATCGGCATCATCATCCGCAACTCGGTGATCCTGGTGACCCAGATCGATGCCTTCGAGCAGGCAGGGCGCTCGCCCTGGGATGCCGTGGTGGAAGCCACCCGGCACCGGCGGCGTCCCATTCTGCTGACCGCGGCGGCCGCCAGCCTGGGCATGATTCCCATCGCCCGCGAGGTGTTCTGGGGGCCCATGGCCTATGCGATGATCGGCGGTATCGTCGCGGCGACGCTGCTCACCCTGCTGTTCCTGCCGGCGCTGTACATCGCCAGCTATCGCATTCGTGAGCCAGAGCGTCAGGGCTGA
- a CDS encoding efflux RND transporter periplasmic adaptor subunit, which produces MKPWLPLCLLLVLAGCSDDEAPPPPIRPVATLTLSAPPPQREVFAGSIQARYESVLGFRVGGRMTRRLLDVGQSVRRGQLLAALDPTDQDNALRSRQGQTADADAQWRDARNDARRQQQLFDQGVGSRSQLDQALTRLHTLEAAREQARSAERQARDQRNYAELYSDFDGVITAWQAEVGQVVSAGQPVVRVARPDIREAVLDLPAPAIDHLRLEQPLTVRMALDPDVAVTGRVREIEPQADATTRTRRVRLTLDNPPAALRIGSLVQGELEAPPIAGLPLPAKALRRQDGQTLVWVVEGKGEQARVRQRPVEVVREAEGLAWIGKGLSAGERVVIAGVNSLEEGQRVKDQEGARP; this is translated from the coding sequence ATGAAGCCTTGGCTGCCGCTCTGCCTGCTGCTGGTCCTGGCCGGCTGTTCCGACGACGAGGCCCCGCCACCGCCGATCAGACCGGTAGCGACCCTGACCCTGAGCGCACCGCCGCCCCAGCGTGAGGTTTTCGCCGGCAGTATCCAGGCACGCTACGAGAGCGTACTGGGCTTTCGCGTCGGCGGCCGCATGACCCGGCGCCTGCTGGACGTGGGCCAGTCGGTTCGGCGCGGCCAGCTGCTGGCGGCGCTGGACCCCACCGACCAGGACAATGCCCTGCGCAGTCGCCAGGGCCAGACCGCCGACGCCGACGCCCAGTGGCGCGATGCCCGCAACGATGCCAGGCGTCAGCAACAGTTGTTCGACCAGGGCGTCGGCTCACGCTCCCAGCTGGACCAGGCACTGACCCGGTTGCATACCCTGGAGGCCGCGCGCGAACAGGCCCGGAGCGCCGAGCGCCAGGCTCGCGACCAGCGCAACTATGCCGAGCTCTACAGCGATTTCGACGGGGTGATCACCGCCTGGCAGGCCGAGGTTGGCCAGGTGGTGTCCGCCGGTCAGCCGGTGGTACGCGTTGCCCGCCCGGACATTCGCGAGGCGGTGCTGGATCTCCCGGCGCCGGCCATCGACCACCTCAGGCTTGAGCAGCCGCTAACGGTGCGCATGGCGCTGGACCCGGACGTCGCGGTGACGGGGCGGGTCCGCGAGATCGAGCCCCAGGCCGATGCCACCACCCGCACCCGGCGGGTACGCCTGACCCTGGATAATCCACCCGCCGCGCTGCGCATCGGCAGTCTGGTACAGGGTGAGCTGGAAGCGCCGCCGATCGCCGGCCTACCGCTGCCGGCGAAGGCGCTACGCCGCCAGGACGGTCAGACCTTGGTCTGGGTGGTGGAGGGCAAAGGCGAGCAGGCGCGGGTGCGTCAGCGTCCGGTCGAGGTCGTCCGCGAGGCCGAGGGCCTGGCGTGGATCGGCAAGGGGCTGAGCGCCGGTGAGCGGGTAGTGATCGCGGGCGTCAACAGTCTCGAGGAGGGACAGCGGGTGAAGGATCAAGAGGGCGCACGGCCATGA
- a CDS encoding efflux RND transporter periplasmic adaptor subunit produces MRALRLASLCQVTVALTLVTLLPGCSQEQPPTEELARVVVAQLSPVNDTQRIPFTGDIQARVQAPLGFRVSGKISERLADVGDRVHAGQVLARLDPQDLRNNLAAAQAQVEAQEARARLARIDFERQAALLPKGYTSRSQYDQAQATLEGARSALQTAVAQRDDARKQLGYTELRASAAGVLTARHAEAGQVVQAGAAIFDLAVSGELDAVFDLYESLARELKVGQTLPIALQAQPAVATQGTLREIAPTVASSGTVRIKVQLDRPPAAMTLGAVVNAQVEGVAGQGFALPWTALNGTTDQPAVWRLDEEGRVSLQPLRIERYTRDSIIVSDGLKAGDRIVVAGGQALSPGQKVEVAERSTFNEVRP; encoded by the coding sequence ATGAGGGCTCTCCGCCTTGCTTCCCTCTGCCAGGTAACGGTTGCTCTGACCCTGGTGACACTGTTACCGGGCTGCTCCCAGGAACAACCTCCCACCGAGGAACTGGCGCGGGTGGTGGTGGCGCAGTTGAGTCCCGTGAACGATACCCAGCGCATCCCCTTCACGGGCGATATCCAGGCGCGGGTACAGGCGCCGCTCGGTTTCCGGGTGAGTGGCAAGATCAGCGAGCGTCTGGCGGACGTGGGTGACCGGGTGCACGCAGGCCAGGTGCTGGCGCGGCTGGATCCCCAGGATCTGCGCAACAACCTGGCCGCCGCCCAGGCACAGGTGGAGGCCCAGGAGGCTCGTGCGCGCCTGGCACGTATCGATTTCGAGCGTCAGGCGGCGCTCCTGCCCAAGGGCTATACCAGCCGCAGCCAGTATGACCAGGCCCAGGCCACGCTCGAAGGCGCTCGCAGCGCCCTGCAGACCGCCGTGGCCCAGCGCGACGATGCGCGCAAGCAGCTTGGCTATACCGAATTACGCGCCAGCGCCGCGGGCGTGCTCACCGCTCGCCACGCCGAGGCCGGGCAGGTGGTGCAGGCCGGTGCGGCGATCTTCGATCTGGCGGTCAGCGGCGAACTCGATGCCGTCTTCGATCTCTACGAATCCCTTGCCCGCGAACTCAAGGTCGGCCAGACCTTGCCCATCGCCTTGCAGGCACAGCCCGCGGTCGCTACCCAGGGCACCCTGCGCGAGATCGCCCCAACGGTGGCCAGCAGCGGTACGGTGCGCATCAAGGTACAGCTTGACCGGCCGCCCGCCGCCATGACCCTCGGCGCGGTGGTCAATGCGCAGGTGGAGGGCGTGGCCGGACAGGGTTTCGCCTTGCCCTGGACGGCGCTGAACGGCACCACCGATCAGCCCGCCGTCTGGCGCCTCGATGAAGAGGGTCGGGTCAGCCTGCAACCGCTGCGCATCGAGCGTTATACCCGCGACAGCATCATCGTCAGCGATGGCCTCAAGGCCGGCGACCGCATCGTGGTCGCCGGTGGCCAGGCGCTGAGCCCTGGCCAGAAGGTCGAGGTCGCCGAGCGGTCCACCTTCAACGAGGTGCGGCCATGA
- a CDS encoding DUF1127 domain-containing protein codes for MERTFSSSLYNAQPSNRVPAALRVISTLSTWQRRIASRNELARLDARMLADAGITEAQRYQEMHKPFWR; via the coding sequence ATGGAACGCACCTTCAGTTCCTCGCTGTACAACGCCCAGCCCAGCAACCGTGTGCCCGCTGCCCTGCGCGTTATCTCCACCCTGTCCACCTGGCAGCGTCGCATCGCCAGCCGTAATGAACTGGCCCGCCTGGATGCCCGTATGCTGGCCGATGCCGGTATCACCGAGGCCCAGCGCTACCAGGAAATGCACAAGCCGTTCTGGCGCTAA
- a CDS encoding LysR family transcriptional regulator, whose protein sequence is MDIFQGMRIFVRVVDLGSLTAAAHTLDLSTAQVSRLLAELESHLQTRLLHRTTRRLALTEAGERYLERCRRILQDVGEAEAEASGAHLKPHGHLRLHSMTGLGTQLLAPLVSRFCARYPHVEIVMTLSQNHPALLEDGHDIAITLDTELADSDFVAQRLGGVYSVVCAAPSYLAQRPAPKVPAELAEHDCLRLMDPNFSERWVFAGPEGELQVAPRYVFQVNVAEALASVARQGMGICLLPSYIAVNYLRDGSLVRLLPNFRLRERNIHALYPSRRFLDAKIKTWIDFLKEELPERLQVENLVLEDQRYWAKD, encoded by the coding sequence ATGGATATCTTCCAAGGCATGCGCATCTTCGTCCGGGTCGTGGATCTGGGTAGCCTCACGGCCGCCGCCCATACCCTCGACCTGTCCACGGCCCAGGTGTCGCGCCTGTTGGCGGAGCTGGAAAGCCATCTGCAGACGCGCCTGCTGCACCGCACCACCCGGCGGCTGGCGCTGACCGAGGCCGGTGAGCGCTACCTCGAACGCTGCCGGCGCATCCTGCAGGACGTCGGCGAGGCCGAAGCCGAAGCCAGCGGGGCGCATCTCAAACCCCATGGCCATCTGCGCCTGCACTCCATGACCGGCCTGGGTACCCAGTTGCTGGCACCGCTGGTGTCACGCTTCTGCGCCCGCTATCCGCATGTGGAGATCGTCATGACGCTCTCGCAGAACCATCCGGCGCTGCTGGAGGATGGGCATGACATCGCCATCACGCTGGACACCGAACTGGCCGATTCGGATTTCGTCGCCCAGCGCCTGGGTGGGGTCTACAGCGTCGTCTGCGCGGCGCCCAGCTACCTGGCGCAACGCCCGGCGCCCAAGGTGCCGGCCGAACTCGCCGAGCACGATTGCCTGCGCCTGATGGATCCGAATTTTTCCGAGCGCTGGGTCTTCGCCGGTCCCGAAGGCGAACTGCAGGTGGCGCCGCGCTATGTCTTCCAGGTCAATGTGGCCGAGGCACTGGCCAGCGTGGCGCGGCAGGGCATGGGCATCTGCCTGCTACCCAGCTATATCGCGGTCAACTACCTGCGCGACGGCAGCCTGGTGCGGCTGCTGCCCAACTTCCGCCTGCGCGAGCGCAATATCCATGCGCTCTACCCCTCGCGGCGCTTTCTCGACGCCAAGATCAAGACCTGGATCGACTTCCTCAAGGAAGAACTGCCCGAGCGCCTGCAGGTGGAGAATCTGGTGCTGGAAGATCAGCGGTACTGGGCCAAGGACTAA
- a CDS encoding aminopeptidase P family protein codes for MTATPAQRLARLRAFLAEQGADACLIPSADPHLSEYLPEHWQGRAWLSGFTGSAGLLLVTRHAAGVWTDSRYWEQATQELAGSGIDLMKQVASQPQAHLQWLADQVPEGGTVLVDGQVLSLGSAAALRRALEPKGIQLRTDRDPLATIWSERPVLPVAPIYAHAAPHAPQPRSAKLAQVRQAMADAGTAWHFISSLDDIAWLLNLRGADVPYNPVFLAHLLLGQDSCQLFIDPAKVPAEIRAALVADGVTLTDYSQAAAELARLPVGSRLLVDPARVTLGLVEAAPQGVERREQINPSTLLKACKTAEEAAQVRTAMEEDGAALCVFFARFEAALARGERLTELTVDEWLTEARAARPNFVSLSFATIAGFNAGGALPHYRATEEAHAELQGDGLLLIDSGGQYLGGTTDITRVVPIGTPSAAQRRDFTLVLKGMLALSRVRFPAGVAAPMLDALAREPIWAAGIDYGHGTGHGVGYFLNVHEGPQTISFYATVTPHHVLREGMITSNEPGIYRPGQWGVRLENLLLCTRAESTEFGDFLAFETLTLCPLDTRCLDLALLRADELDWLDSYHAEVRRRVLPLVEGAARDWLLARTEPVARTAA; via the coding sequence ATGACCGCCACTCCCGCTCAACGACTTGCCCGCCTGCGTGCCTTCCTGGCCGAACAGGGCGCCGATGCCTGCCTGATCCCCAGCGCCGATCCCCACCTGTCCGAATACCTGCCCGAACACTGGCAGGGCCGTGCCTGGCTGTCCGGCTTCACCGGCTCGGCCGGCCTGCTGCTGGTGACCCGGCATGCCGCCGGCGTCTGGACCGACAGCCGCTACTGGGAGCAGGCCACCCAGGAGTTGGCGGGCAGCGGCATCGACCTGATGAAGCAGGTTGCCAGCCAGCCCCAGGCCCACCTGCAGTGGCTGGCCGACCAGGTGCCCGAGGGTGGCACGGTGCTGGTGGACGGCCAGGTGCTGTCCCTCGGTTCCGCCGCCGCCTTGCGCCGGGCCCTGGAGCCCAAGGGCATCCAGCTGCGCACCGACCGCGATCCGCTGGCAACGATCTGGAGCGAGCGCCCCGTGCTGCCGGTGGCGCCAATCTATGCCCACGCCGCACCCCATGCGCCCCAGCCGCGCAGCGCCAAGCTTGCCCAGGTGCGCCAGGCCATGGCCGACGCTGGCACCGCCTGGCATTTCATCTCCTCCCTGGACGACATCGCCTGGCTGCTCAACCTGCGTGGCGCGGACGTGCCCTACAACCCGGTGTTCCTCGCTCATCTGCTGCTGGGTCAGGACAGCTGCCAGCTGTTCATCGACCCGGCCAAGGTGCCGGCCGAAATCCGCGCGGCCCTGGTGGCGGATGGCGTGACCCTGACCGACTACAGCCAGGCCGCCGCCGAACTGGCCCGGCTGCCGGTCGGTAGCCGCCTGCTGGTGGACCCCGCGCGGGTCACCCTGGGGCTGGTCGAGGCCGCGCCCCAGGGCGTCGAGCGGCGCGAGCAGATCAATCCTTCGACCCTGCTCAAGGCGTGCAAGACCGCCGAGGAGGCGGCCCAGGTGCGCACGGCCATGGAAGAGGATGGTGCGGCGCTCTGCGTCTTCTTCGCCCGCTTCGAAGCAGCCCTGGCCCGTGGCGAGCGGCTCACCGAGCTGACCGTGGACGAGTGGCTGACCGAGGCACGCGCGGCGCGACCCAACTTCGTTTCCCTGAGCTTCGCCACCATCGCCGGCTTCAATGCCGGCGGGGCCCTGCCGCATTACCGGGCGACCGAGGAAGCCCATGCCGAACTCCAGGGCGACGGCCTGCTGCTGATCGACAGCGGCGGCCAATACCTGGGTGGCACCACCGACATCACCCGGGTAGTGCCCATCGGTACGCCCAGCGCTGCCCAGCGCCGAGATTTCACCCTGGTGCTCAAGGGCATGCTGGCACTGTCGCGGGTGCGCTTTCCGGCCGGTGTCGCCGCGCCCATGCTCGATGCCCTGGCGCGCGAGCCGATCTGGGCCGCCGGTATCGACTACGGCCATGGTACCGGCCATGGCGTGGGCTACTTCCTGAATGTGCACGAAGGCCCCCAGACCATCTCCTTCTATGCCACGGTCACCCCGCATCACGTCTTGCGCGAGGGCATGATCACCTCCAACGAACCGGGCATCTATCGCCCCGGCCAGTGGGGCGTGCGGCTGGAGAACCTGCTGCTGTGCACCCGGGCGGAAAGTACCGAATTCGGCGACTTCCTGGCCTTCGAGACCCTGACCCTCTGCCCGCTGGATACCCGCTGCCTGGATCTCGCCCTGCTGCGTGCCGACGAGCTGGACTGGCTGGACAGCTATCACGCCGAGGTCCGCCGCCGCGTGCTGCCGCTGGTAGAGGGCGCCGCCCGCGACTGGCTACTGGCGCGTACCGAACCCGTCGCGAGGACTGCCGCATGA